The sequence below is a genomic window from Neomicrococcus aestuarii.
CTCGCGAGCATTCTCCTATGAGGGCTCGGATCGCATTGAGGCCGAGATTACCCGCTTGCGCAAGGAGCTTCGTCATCACCCGTGCCACGGTTGCTCGGATCGCGAAGAACACGCGCGCTGGGCCGACCGCTGGTGGTCACTTCGGAAGGAGACGGACCAGCTCAAGGCGCAGATTGGCGGCCGCACGAACACCATCGCCAAGATCTATGACCGTGTGTGCGCCGTGCTCAATCACTACGGCTACCTCAAGCTGGACGAGGAAATGGCTTCGATCGCCGATGGTTCGCACGCACGCTATTCGAGCGCCGGACAAGTACCCGAATCAGGCACAGACCTTGCGGATCCGGCACTTGACGCCGCAGGCATCGACGGATCGGCCCTCATTTCACAGGCCGGTCAGCGCCTCCGCAGGATCTACGGCGAACGGGACATGCTGACCTCGCTGGTGCTGGAATCCGGTGTCATGGAAAACCTGGATCCGGAAGAGCTCGCGGCCTTCATCACCACGCTGGTGTTCCAAGCGAAACGCGAAGAGCGCATGTTGGACGTCAAGCTCCCGAGCCCTGGCATCCATGACGCGTGGGATGTTGCGGTGCGCGAATGGTCCGAGCTCACGGACCTGGAGGAAGAACACCACCTGCCGCAGACCGCGGCACCCGAACTTGGTCTGGTCTGGCCGATGTTCCATTGGGCACGCGGCAAAGACCTCGGTGACGCCATCAAGGGAACGGACTTGGCTGCGGGCGACTTTGTGCGCTGGGCAAAGCAGGTCATCGATTCGCTTGATCAGCTTGCGAAGGTACAGGGAATTTCGCCCAAGTTCGCCAAGAACTGCCGCAGGGCTGTAGACCTCGTACGCCGCGGCGTCGTCATTCATATTGGCTTAGGAGAAGTTGACTAAGCCGTGCATCGAAAGGGAAGTACCAGTACAGTGTCGGAGATTTCGCTTTACCGCAATGGGTTCATCTATTCCACGGTGGATCCTTATGCAACGGCCATGATCGTGGAAAACGGTCAAGTGGCGTGGATCGGCGGGGAAGCGGCCGCGGAGTCTTTGAAGGATTCCCGCATGACCGTTATCGACCTTGACGGCGCGCTCATTACGCCGGCGTTTGTTGATTCGCATGTGCACGTCACGGAGACGGGACAGGCACTCACGGGCTTGGACCTGAGCAAAGCAGAGAGCGCCGAGGCGGTTCTTGAGGCAGTTGCTGCGCACGCTAAAACCAATGATCGCGTAGTGGGCCACGGCTGGGATGAGTCTCGCTGGGCCGGCCACCGCGTGCCTACCCCGCAAGAGCTTGAGCGCGCTTCCGGCGGCAAAGAGGTGTATCTGACGCGCGTGGATGCGCACTCGGGAATTGCTAACGAGTCGCTCCAGAACCGCCTAGGTCTTTCCGCCGATGCGGACCGGCTGACGGGGGAGCAGCACGTTGCTGCACGTCAGTCCGTCAACGAACTTTCGGCATCCGGGCTTCAGCTGCTTCAGCGCAAGGCGCTCGAGCACTTCGCGTCCCGTGGCTACGGAGCTGTGGTGGAGAATGCTGCTCCACATATCTCTGGCCGCGCTGACTTGGAATCCTTGGCCGCATTGGCCAACGCTGAGCAGGACTCGCTTCCCACCGTTTACTCCTTGTGGGGAGAGTTGGCGCGCGATGAGGCGCATGCTCGCGAACTCGTTGGTTCGTTTGGTCCTGGCGTGGTCCGCGGCTTGGCCGGCGATTTGCGTGTTGACGGATCCTTGGGATCTAGGACGGCCGCTTTGAACGCACCTTACGCGGACGCTGCCGCCGAAAGCGGTCAGTTGTATCTTTCAGCGGACGACGCCGCAGCTCACCTCGTGGCGTGCACCCTTGCGGGAATTCCAGGCGGCTTCCACGTGATCGGCGAACGCGGTTTGGACACCGTAGTAGAGGCGCTGGAGCGCGCCGCCGCCGTCGTGGGCGCGGACCGACTCAGGGGTGCGGGACACCGCCTAGAGCACGTGGAAATGGCTAGCGATGCGCACATTCAGGCATTGGCAGCCTTCGGCATTACTGTCTCGGTTCAACCTCTCTTTGATCAGCACTGGGGTGGGTCTGGCGGCATGTACGCGCAGCGCGTCGGTGAACAGCGGGCTGAAACCATGAACCGTTTTGGAACCATGTTGGCCGCCGGCATTCCGGTGACCTTTGGTTCTGATTCGCCAGTGACCGAAGCGAATCCTTGGCGAACTGTAGCTGCGGCGTTCTCGCTGAACCACGCGGCCGCACGTTTGTCTGCCAAGGCCGCTTTTATTGCGCACACTCGGGCCGGTTACCGTGCCATTCGTGAGGCGAGCCCGTTCTTGGGCCAACTGGGTCCAAGTGCCCCGGCAACCTTTGCAGTGTGGGAGCCATGGGAACTTTCTGTCCAGACCCCGGATGAGCGAGTTTCCGCGTGGAGCACCGACACGCGGGCCGGAACGCCGCTGTTGCCGACCTTGGACAGCGGAAGCCCGCAGTGCCTCCGCACGGTCAAGGATGGAAACATTCTGTTCGATCAATTGTCAAACTAGTAGATTAAAGGATGTCGCCACTCCGAAGTGACTAGGTTGTATTTAGGAATTCCCTAGTCAGGTAGCGGTTGACACGTTCGTCAGAGCTACTAGTGTGGAAGGTCACGGGTGAGTCGAAAGGCTTTCCTGGCTGGTAAAACCAGCACTGCACGAGGGAGTCCGTGAAACCTTAGAAAACAAGATGCGTCACACTGTCGAGTCTTGGCCCGAAGTTTCGCGGACTCCCTCATTTCTGCCTGTAGGGTAATGAGTGCCCCTCATCCGGTAGTGACGGGGGACGTCATGTTTATGTCTCTTCAGGAGGATTCCGCCCGTGCGGGTACTGACAATCATTCCCACCTATAACGAGCGGGAGTCTTTGCCGATTACCGTCAACCGTCTTCGTGCCGCGGCACCGGATGTGCACATTCTGATTGCGGATGACAATTCCCCTGACGGCACCGGTGCCATCGCGGATGAGATGGCTGCGAATGATTCCAACATCCATGTGATGCACCGCAAGGGTAAAGAAGGACTTGGCGCTGCTTACATCGCCGGTTTCCGCTGGGGACTCGAACGGGACTATGACGTCCTTGTTGAGATGGACGCAGATGGCTCCCACCAACCCGAGCAGCTTCCACGTCTTTTGGCTGAAATTCCGCGCGGCGCTGACTTGGTTATCGGTTCGCGCTGGGTCAAGGGCGGTTCTGTTGTGAATTGGCCGTTGCACCGAAAGTTCATCTCCTTGGGCGGTAGCCAGTTCTCTCGCATCATGCTGGGACTGAAGCTCCGTGACATCACCGCCGGATACCGCGCCTACACGGCACAGACCCTGCGGGCAATGGACTTCAACCAGATCGACTCCGTGGGCTACGGATTCCAGGTGGACATGACATTCCGCGTGGCCCGCATGGGCGCGCGCATCGTGGAAGTTCCCATCACGTTCGTTGAGCGCGAGCTCGGCGTCTCAAAGATGAGCGGAAACATTGTCACGGAGGCAATGGTGAACGTTGTTCGCTGGGGACTTTCGGCACGCGTGGAAACTCTGTCCGGAAAGATCAAGCGTCGCTTGGGACGCTAGAACGTCAGGCTCTACCGTTCCGCGCTGTGAGCGGGAAGTGGCAAGCTCTTTTTCAACAAGAATCGGCGGCGGTTCACCCCCTTTACTGGGAGTGAACCGCCGCCGATTCTTTATTGTTTGTAGATGTCTACGTGTGAGAATCCCGTAGCTTAGGCATAAAAAACGACTCCCAACGAGCGTACTCAACGTAGACACTAAGTTGAGGTTTTTCGTCGTTGGGAGTCGTTCTAAGAACTACTTAGAAGCCTTGACCTCGCCGCGGGATTCGCGCAGCTTCGTCAGGCGGTCGGCAAGGATTTGCTCGAGTTCGTCCACGGAACGGCGCTCCATGAGCATGTCCCAGTGGGTACGAACTGGCTTTTCGTTGCTATCAACAGGCTTTTCGCCGTTGACCAACACGGCTTCCTTGCCGGTCTTAGATGTCCAGGTGGGTGGTACTTCCGCCTCGGCGGCAAACATGACGAACACTTGCTCGCCGTCTTCACAGCGGTACTCGACGCGCTGGCGAGGTGCCGGCTCAACGCCAGACTCCGTCTCCATGCTCTGTGCTCCCAGGCGCATACCGCGCAAACTGCGATCGCTCACTGTCTTCCCTCCGCTAGATAAACTACTCGCCTTTACTTAACGAGCCAGATCCTAGAATCATTCCCGCAAAGACACTCAAGTATAGCGAAATCGCCCAGCTTCTGGCGCATCTAGGGTTCGAAGCTGGGCGATTGCTCACTTATGGGGCGCTTGTTGCTACTGGTTTGCACGCAGACGCCTGTTTACGGGCGCGGCGGTTCCGGATTTTCGGAGGACGACGACGCAGGGTCGGCTTTCGGGGCAGACGCTTCTGTAGCGCTGTGTCCCACGTTTCCGGCGCTGTGTCCCACATTTCCCAAGACTCCGCCGATTCCCTTGAGTGCTTCTCCCACTTCGCTGGGGATGATCCACAACTTGTTGGAGCTGCCTTC
It includes:
- a CDS encoding amidohydrolase — encoded protein: MSEISLYRNGFIYSTVDPYATAMIVENGQVAWIGGEAAAESLKDSRMTVIDLDGALITPAFVDSHVHVTETGQALTGLDLSKAESAEAVLEAVAAHAKTNDRVVGHGWDESRWAGHRVPTPQELERASGGKEVYLTRVDAHSGIANESLQNRLGLSADADRLTGEQHVAARQSVNELSASGLQLLQRKALEHFASRGYGAVVENAAPHISGRADLESLAALANAEQDSLPTVYSLWGELARDEAHARELVGSFGPGVVRGLAGDLRVDGSLGSRTAALNAPYADAAAESGQLYLSADDAAAHLVACTLAGIPGGFHVIGERGLDTVVEALERAAAVVGADRLRGAGHRLEHVEMASDAHIQALAAFGITVSVQPLFDQHWGGSGGMYAQRVGEQRAETMNRFGTMLAAGIPVTFGSDSPVTEANPWRTVAAAFSLNHAAARLSAKAAFIAHTRAGYRAIREASPFLGQLGPSAPATFAVWEPWELSVQTPDERVSAWSTDTRAGTPLLPTLDSGSPQCLRTVKDGNILFDQLSN
- a CDS encoding polyprenol monophosphomannose synthase produces the protein MRVLTIIPTYNERESLPITVNRLRAAAPDVHILIADDNSPDGTGAIADEMAANDSNIHVMHRKGKEGLGAAYIAGFRWGLERDYDVLVEMDADGSHQPEQLPRLLAEIPRGADLVIGSRWVKGGSVVNWPLHRKFISLGGSQFSRIMLGLKLRDITAGYRAYTAQTLRAMDFNQIDSVGYGFQVDMTFRVARMGARIVEVPITFVERELGVSKMSGNIVTEAMVNVVRWGLSARVETLSGKIKRRLGR
- a CDS encoding RNA polymerase-binding protein RbpA — encoded protein: MSDRSLRGMRLGAQSMETESGVEPAPRQRVEYRCEDGEQVFVMFAAEAEVPPTWTSKTGKEAVLVNGEKPVDSNEKPVRTHWDMLMERRSVDELEQILADRLTKLRESRGEVKASK